The following proteins are co-located in the Planococcus plakortidis genome:
- a CDS encoding endonuclease MutS2 produces MIAERALRTLEFYKIREEVAAFCTSSLGKGLVKELLPSTDIAEVNRLLEEMDEAAQLLRVKNNVPMGGISDIRPHAKRAQIGGSLSPVELMEVSSTIRASRILRHFLEAFDAEEDAPIPHFMEKKESMPILTQLEHDINACIDDNGAVVDSASPELRSIRQSLRAQESRVREKLESLIRGRNASKMLSDSIVTIRNDRFVIPVKQEYRSHYGGIVHDQSSSGQTLFIEPNAVVQANNEVRRLKLKEKEEIDRILQMLSAKVQEVAHELFTLVGVLAEVDLILAKAKYGQAHKCSTPEMNTEGYINLKKARHPLIPQDEVVPNDIEFGRDITAIVITGPNTGGKTVTLKTVGLSTLMAQAGLPVPALEGSELAVFDQVFADIGDEQSIEQSLSTFSSHMVNIVDILEKFDENSLVIFDELGAGTDPQEGAALAISLLDEVHGRGARVIATTHYPELKAYGYNREGVANASVEFDVETLSPTYRLLIGVPGRSNAFEISKRLGLPEHIISHAKSFTGTDRKEVDSMIASLEKSRREAERDAEETRSVLEESEALKEGLAKRLAEYESRKEQLEDKAKEKARKIVDQARAEADAVIKELRQMQLAQQTGVKEHQLIDAKKRLEDAMPENRVLKKAKKKNEPVALKPNDEVKVLSYGQKGTLVEKVSDTEWIVQVGILKMKLPESDLSYTKPEKQKETRTMTSLKGREGYTKMELDLRGERYEDALSRVEKYLDDALLANYHQVSIIHGKGTGALRQGVQQYLKKHPRVKSYRFGEAGEGGSGVTVAELK; encoded by the coding sequence ATGATCGCAGAGCGCGCATTACGAACTCTCGAATTCTATAAAATCCGCGAAGAAGTGGCGGCATTCTGCACCTCATCACTTGGAAAAGGGTTAGTGAAAGAATTGCTGCCGTCCACTGACATCGCGGAAGTGAACCGCTTGCTCGAGGAAATGGACGAAGCAGCGCAATTATTGCGCGTCAAGAATAATGTGCCCATGGGCGGCATTTCCGATATCCGCCCCCATGCGAAACGCGCACAAATTGGTGGCTCTTTGAGTCCGGTAGAATTGATGGAAGTCTCGTCAACGATCCGCGCGAGCCGCATTTTACGGCATTTCCTTGAAGCGTTCGACGCAGAAGAAGATGCCCCCATCCCCCATTTCATGGAGAAAAAAGAAAGCATGCCGATTTTGACACAGCTCGAACATGACATCAACGCATGCATCGATGACAACGGCGCAGTGGTCGACAGCGCAAGCCCGGAACTTCGCAGCATTCGCCAATCGCTGCGTGCGCAGGAAAGCCGCGTACGCGAAAAACTCGAAAGCCTGATCCGCGGGCGCAATGCCTCGAAAATGCTGTCGGACTCAATAGTCACCATCCGCAATGACCGCTTTGTCATCCCGGTCAAGCAGGAATACAGAAGCCATTATGGCGGCATCGTCCACGATCAATCATCTTCTGGCCAGACATTGTTCATCGAGCCGAATGCTGTCGTACAGGCGAATAATGAAGTGCGCCGCCTCAAGCTGAAAGAAAAAGAAGAGATCGACCGCATTCTCCAGATGCTGTCTGCCAAAGTGCAGGAAGTCGCGCATGAATTGTTTACCTTGGTCGGCGTATTGGCAGAGGTGGATTTGATTCTTGCGAAAGCGAAATACGGGCAAGCCCATAAATGTTCGACTCCCGAAATGAACACGGAAGGCTATATCAATTTGAAGAAAGCGCGCCATCCGCTCATCCCGCAGGACGAAGTGGTGCCGAACGATATCGAGTTCGGGAGGGACATCACCGCAATTGTCATCACCGGCCCAAATACAGGCGGGAAAACCGTCACCTTGAAAACGGTCGGCCTGTCGACTTTGATGGCACAGGCAGGGCTGCCCGTGCCGGCACTCGAAGGATCGGAACTGGCCGTATTCGATCAGGTTTTCGCTGATATCGGCGATGAGCAATCAATCGAGCAAAGCTTGAGTACGTTCTCGTCCCATATGGTCAACATCGTCGACATCCTCGAGAAATTCGACGAGAATTCACTCGTCATTTTCGATGAGCTCGGAGCCGGCACCGATCCCCAGGAAGGGGCGGCGCTTGCCATTTCATTGCTGGACGAGGTGCATGGCAGAGGCGCACGCGTCATCGCGACGACCCATTATCCGGAACTGAAAGCGTATGGCTACAACCGGGAAGGGGTCGCCAATGCCAGCGTCGAGTTCGACGTGGAGACATTGAGCCCGACGTACCGGTTGCTGATCGGCGTGCCGGGGCGCAGCAACGCATTCGAAATTTCCAAGCGTCTCGGCTTGCCGGAACATATCATTTCCCATGCGAAGAGCTTCACGGGAACCGACCGCAAAGAAGTCGACTCGATGATCGCCTCGCTCGAGAAGAGCCGGCGAGAAGCTGAACGGGATGCGGAAGAAACCCGTTCCGTGTTAGAAGAATCTGAGGCCTTGAAAGAAGGATTGGCAAAACGCCTCGCGGAGTATGAAAGCCGCAAGGAACAACTCGAAGATAAAGCGAAAGAAAAAGCGCGCAAAATCGTCGACCAGGCACGGGCGGAAGCAGACGCCGTCATCAAGGAACTGCGCCAGATGCAACTTGCCCAGCAGACAGGCGTAAAAGAACATCAGCTGATCGATGCGAAAAAACGGCTGGAAGATGCCATGCCGGAAAACCGCGTCTTGAAAAAAGCGAAAAAGAAAAACGAACCGGTCGCCCTGAAACCGAACGACGAAGTGAAAGTGCTGTCCTATGGCCAAAAAGGGACATTGGTCGAAAAGGTTTCAGATACGGAATGGATCGTACAGGTCGGCATCTTGAAAATGAAGCTGCCGGAATCCGACCTCAGCTATACGAAGCCCGAAAAGCAAAAGGAAACACGCACGATGACCAGCTTGAAAGGCCGCGAAGGCTATACGAAAATGGAGCTGGACCTTCGCGGGGAGCGGTACGAAGATGCCTTGTCGCGCGTGGAGAAGTATTTGGACGATGCCTTGCTGGCGAATTACCATCAAGTCTCCATCATCCACGGAAAAGGGACGGGCGCGCTTCGCCAAGGCGTGCAGCAATACTTGAAAAAACATCCGCGCGTCAAAAGTTACCGTTTTGGCGAAGCGGGTGAAGGCGGCTCGGGTGTAACGGTCGCTGAATTGAAGTAA
- a CDS encoding DUF350 domain-containing protein, with translation MFEEGFWTHPLVETAGYFSVVVLCLIVAMVIFEIVTKYKNWEEIKSGNLAVAMATGGKIFGVTNIFRFSIEQHTTLFEMIGWGLFGFVLLIFAYLLFEFLTPKFKVDEEIARDNRSVGLISMTISVGLSYVIGASIS, from the coding sequence ATGTTCGAAGAAGGATTTTGGACCCACCCGCTCGTCGAGACAGCTGGCTATTTCAGTGTGGTGGTGCTGTGCTTGATCGTGGCGATGGTCATTTTTGAAATCGTGACGAAGTATAAGAACTGGGAAGAAATCAAGAGCGGCAACTTGGCCGTGGCAATGGCGACAGGCGGGAAGATTTTCGGTGTCACGAATATTTTCCGCTTCTCGATCGAACAGCACACGACACTGTTCGAAATGATCGGCTGGGGACTATTCGGTTTCGTGCTCTTGATCTTTGCTTATCTCCTCTTTGAGTTTCTGACACCGAAATTCAAGGTGGACGAAGAAATTGCCCGTGACAACCGTTCGGTCGGCTTGATTTCGATGACCATTTCGGTCGGCTTATCGTACGTTATCGGGGCAAGTATTTCATAG
- a CDS encoding AMP-binding protein encodes MSEKPWLAHYPPEVPHTLTYPSIPVQDYLTKAYEDFPQKTAIHFLGKDISYEELYQSAMKMANYLQKLGIEKGDRVSIMLPNCPQAVISFYGILYAGGVVVMTNPLYTEREIAYQMKDSGAKAIIALDILFPRINKVIKETDLENVIVTGIKDYLSFPKNLVYPFIQKKQYGMTVKVEHRGINHLFTEIMKTASPQITQPPFDFDEDLALLQYTGGTTGSPKGVMLTHRNLISNATMCDAWLYKSKHGEETIMGIIPLFHVYGLTTVLILSVMQGNKMVLLPKFDPEQALKTINKQKPTLFPGAPTLYIGLLNHPDIQKYDLSSIEACLSGSAPLPTEVQEKFERITGGKLVEGYGLTETSPVTHSNLVWGERTKGSIGMPYPDTDCEIFLPGTTDPVPNGQIGEIAIKGPQVMKGYWNRPDATAATIVDGWLLTGDLGYMDDEGHFFIVDRKKDMIIAGGFNIYPREIEEVLYEHEAIQECVVAGIPDPYRGETVKAYIVAKEGYTVTEEQLDKHCREHLAAFKVPRIYEFRKELPKTAVGKILRRSLVDEEIAKRNEAVPS; translated from the coding sequence ATGTCCGAAAAACCGTGGTTAGCCCATTACCCGCCGGAAGTACCGCACACGCTTACGTATCCGAGCATACCGGTCCAGGATTATTTAACGAAAGCCTATGAAGACTTTCCGCAGAAAACCGCCATCCATTTCCTGGGCAAGGACATTAGCTATGAAGAGTTGTATCAATCTGCCATGAAAATGGCGAATTACCTTCAAAAGCTGGGCATCGAAAAAGGGGACCGGGTATCCATCATGTTGCCAAACTGCCCACAGGCGGTCATCAGCTTCTATGGAATCCTTTACGCTGGGGGTGTCGTCGTCATGACGAATCCGCTTTATACGGAGCGGGAAATTGCCTACCAGATGAAAGATTCCGGTGCGAAGGCAATCATCGCACTTGATATTTTGTTCCCGCGGATCAACAAAGTGATCAAAGAAACGGATCTTGAGAATGTTATCGTTACGGGTATCAAGGATTATTTATCATTCCCGAAAAACCTGGTCTACCCGTTCATCCAGAAAAAGCAATATGGCATGACTGTGAAAGTCGAACACCGGGGAATCAATCACCTCTTCACGGAAATCATGAAAACAGCTTCGCCGCAAATCACACAGCCACCATTCGATTTCGACGAAGATTTAGCGCTTTTGCAATACACCGGCGGAACGACCGGCTCGCCAAAAGGCGTCATGCTGACACACCGCAATTTAATCTCCAATGCGACGATGTGCGACGCTTGGCTCTATAAATCGAAGCATGGCGAAGAGACGATCATGGGGATCATCCCCCTATTCCATGTATATGGATTGACGACTGTCCTGATCTTGTCCGTCATGCAAGGCAATAAGATGGTGCTATTGCCGAAATTCGATCCAGAGCAGGCCTTGAAGACCATCAATAAGCAAAAGCCGACACTGTTCCCTGGCGCACCGACGCTTTACATCGGTTTGTTGAACCACCCGGATATCCAGAAATACGACCTGTCTTCGATTGAAGCATGCTTGAGCGGATCAGCGCCGCTGCCGACGGAAGTGCAGGAGAAATTCGAACGCATCACGGGCGGCAAGCTCGTCGAAGGCTACGGCCTGACCGAAACCTCACCGGTTACCCACTCGAATCTCGTATGGGGTGAACGGACAAAAGGCTCGATCGGCATGCCGTATCCGGATACGGATTGCGAAATTTTCCTCCCAGGGACTACTGATCCGGTACCGAACGGCCAGATCGGTGAAATCGCCATCAAAGGGCCGCAGGTGATGAAGGGCTATTGGAACCGTCCTGATGCAACGGCAGCTACGATCGTCGATGGCTGGCTATTGACTGGCGATCTTGGCTACATGGATGACGAAGGGCATTTCTTTATCGTCGACCGTAAAAAAGACATGATCATCGCCGGGGGCTTCAATATCTATCCAAGGGAAATCGAGGAAGTGCTGTATGAACACGAAGCGATACAGGAATGTGTCGTCGCCGGAATCCCGGACCCGTACCGCGGTGAAACGGTAAAGGCATACATCGTGGCCAAAGAAGGGTATACTGTTACAGAAGAGCAATTGGATAAGCATTGCCGCGAACATCTTGCAGCTTTCAAAGTGCCGCGTATCTACGAGTTCCGTAAAGAACTTCCGAAAACGGCAGTCGGCAAGATTCTGCGCAGATCGCTGGTGGATGAAGAAATCGCCAAACGCAACGAAGCGGTGCCTTCGTAA
- a CDS encoding TetR/AcrR family transcriptional regulator: MVKKDKPKYKQIIDAAVIVIAENGYHQAQVSKIAKQAGVADGTIYLYFKNKEDILISVFQEKMGVFVSELEKIIAKDASAADKLGMMINSHFSLLASDLHLAIVTQLELRQSNHDIRMKINNVLRGYLKLMDRILVSGMESGEFDQNMDIRLARQMVFGTMDETITTWVMNDHKYDLVELAPKVQRLLLKGMQA, encoded by the coding sequence ATGGTAAAGAAGGATAAACCGAAATATAAGCAAATCATCGATGCTGCGGTCATCGTCATCGCAGAAAATGGTTACCACCAAGCGCAAGTCTCGAAAATTGCCAAGCAAGCCGGTGTAGCGGACGGGACGATTTATTTGTATTTCAAGAATAAGGAAGACATTCTCATTTCCGTTTTCCAGGAGAAGATGGGCGTGTTCGTCAGCGAATTGGAAAAGATCATCGCGAAAGATGCAAGTGCAGCCGACAAGCTGGGCATGATGATCAACAGCCATTTCAGCTTGCTCGCAAGCGATCTGCATCTGGCGATCGTGACGCAGCTGGAACTTCGCCAGTCCAATCACGATATCCGCATGAAAATCAATAATGTCTTGCGGGGGTATTTGAAATTGATGGACCGGATCCTGGTCAGCGGCATGGAATCAGGAGAATTTGATCAAAATATGGATATTCGTTTAGCCCGGCAGATGGTTTTTGGTACAATGGATGAGACCATTACTACCTGGGTGATGAACGATCACAAGTATGATTTGGTCGAACTCGCACCGAAAGTGCAGCGCTTATTGCTGAAAGGCATGCAAGCGTAA
- a CDS encoding enoyl-CoA hydratase, protein MEFISWKKEDGVAIATINRPPANALSRALILEVDALLDEVKNDPDVRAIVLHGEGRFFSAGADIKEFTEVTSGEEFSKLSASGQAVFERVETFHKPVIAAIHGAALGGGLELAMSCHMRFVTENAKLGLPELQLGLIPGFAGTQRLPRYVGVAKAAEMLLTSDPVTGKEAVQLGLANRSFGEEDLLPQTLSIAKKIAKKSPVSVKAAIDMLQYSKRGAFDEGVKAEADSFGTVFVSEDAKEGIGAFLEKREAQFKGK, encoded by the coding sequence GTGGAATTTATCAGTTGGAAAAAAGAAGATGGGGTAGCGATCGCGACGATCAACCGGCCGCCGGCAAATGCATTGTCTCGCGCGCTGATCTTGGAAGTCGATGCACTTCTGGATGAGGTGAAAAACGACCCCGATGTCCGGGCAATCGTCCTGCACGGGGAAGGGCGTTTCTTCTCGGCGGGCGCAGACATCAAGGAGTTCACGGAAGTGACTTCAGGCGAGGAATTCTCGAAACTGTCAGCAAGCGGCCAAGCCGTATTCGAGCGTGTGGAAACATTCCATAAGCCGGTCATCGCCGCAATCCACGGCGCCGCACTCGGGGGCGGCTTGGAGCTTGCGATGAGCTGCCATATGCGTTTTGTCACGGAAAATGCTAAACTGGGATTGCCGGAACTGCAACTCGGCTTGATACCTGGATTTGCAGGGACACAGCGCCTGCCGCGCTATGTCGGAGTGGCAAAAGCCGCTGAAATGCTCTTGACGAGCGATCCGGTCACAGGCAAAGAAGCGGTGCAGCTCGGTCTTGCCAACCGTTCCTTCGGCGAAGAAGACCTTCTTCCGCAAACGCTTTCAATTGCGAAGAAAATTGCGAAAAAGAGCCCGGTTTCCGTGAAGGCGGCAATCGACATGCTTCAGTATTCGAAGCGCGGCGCTTTTGATGAAGGCGTCAAAGCAGAAGCGGATTCATTCGGTACAGTGTTCGTATCGGAAGATGCAAAGGAAGGCATCGGCGCTTTCCTGGAAAAACGCGAAGCACAATTTAAAGGGAAATAA
- a CDS encoding electron transfer flavoprotein subunit beta/FixA family protein: protein MNIYVLVKRTFDTEEKLVVSGGQIQEDGAEFIINPYDEYAIEEAITVRDAHGGEVTVVTIGDEEAEKQLRTALAMGADKAVLINTEDDVEEMDQFTAAYILAEYLKDKDADLILAGNVAIDGGSGQVGPRVADLLDINYVTTITSLEIEGETVKIVRDIEGDAEELETSLPLLVTAQQGLNEPRYPSLPGIMKAKKKPLEELELDDLDIDEDDVEAKTETIEVYLPPKKEAGRILEGEIPSQVSELVSLLRSEAKVI from the coding sequence ATGAACATTTATGTATTGGTAAAACGCACGTTCGACACAGAGGAAAAACTGGTTGTCTCCGGTGGCCAGATCCAGGAAGATGGCGCGGAATTCATCATCAACCCATATGACGAGTATGCGATCGAAGAGGCCATCACGGTCCGCGACGCTCACGGCGGCGAAGTGACGGTTGTCACAATCGGTGATGAGGAAGCTGAAAAGCAATTGCGCACAGCTCTTGCCATGGGTGCTGATAAAGCAGTCTTGATCAACACAGAAGACGATGTGGAGGAAATGGACCAGTTTACGGCAGCTTACATACTGGCAGAGTACTTGAAAGACAAAGACGCGGACTTGATCCTTGCAGGGAACGTCGCAATCGACGGCGGGTCCGGCCAGGTCGGGCCACGCGTCGCCGATTTGCTTGACATCAACTACGTAACGACAATCACAAGCCTTGAAATCGAAGGTGAAACGGTGAAAATCGTCCGTGATATCGAAGGGGATGCAGAAGAGCTCGAAACTTCATTGCCGCTATTGGTAACTGCCCAGCAAGGCTTGAACGAGCCGCGCTATCCGTCTCTTCCAGGAATCATGAAAGCGAAGAAAAAGCCGCTTGAAGAGCTTGAGCTCGACGACCTGGATATCGACGAAGACGATGTAGAAGCGAAAACGGAAACGATCGAAGTATACTTGCCGCCGAAAAAAGAAGCCGGCCGCATTTTGGAAGGCGAAATTCCTAGCCAAGTCTCTGAATTGGTCAGCCTGCTTCGCTCTGAAGCCAAAGTAATATAA